In Lysobacter firmicutimachus, one genomic interval encodes:
- the msbA gene encoding lipid A export permease/ATP-binding protein MsbA, which yields MTAAASPWQTYRRLLEFSRPYRGLLWIAALGMAIEAGAGAAFTKLMEPIINETFIAKNRAVALWLPAAIVGVFVLRGVAGYLTDYFMAKSGRGVARDLRVRVLDKYLRLPGSRFDTEPVPSMLVRLGSDSDQVAQAAVDALKVMVQNSLQALALLAVMIWTNWQVTIAVAVMAPPLAWVMDKVGRRYRRISHRIQESGAQLLLSADQTLSNQQEVKVYGAQPSELARYGAIANDYLRLSLKVESTRSIASAMVQLMGATGLALLLLVAGYETSAGRLSAGGFVALMMSMMAMIPALRQLTNVQNMLQRGVASAERLFEVLDAAEEPDQGERELARSQGLIEFRAVTARYPGQAQPALSDISFVARPGSVTAIVGRSGSGKSTLIKLIPRFYDPEAGQILLDGHPLAEYRLADLRRQIALVGQQVMLFDGTIAANVAYGELQGSDEAALQRAVQGANAAEFIERLPEGVDTSIGAKGGKLSGGQRQRLAIARAMLKDAPILILDEATAALDTESERLVQDALERLMPDRTTLVIAHRLSTIEHADQVLVLDQGRIVERGRHAELLAQGGLYAHLHRMQFRDGE from the coding sequence GTGACGGCAGCCGCCTCGCCCTGGCAGACCTATCGCCGGTTGCTGGAATTCTCGCGGCCCTACCGCGGACTGCTGTGGATCGCGGCGCTGGGCATGGCGATCGAAGCCGGCGCCGGCGCCGCATTCACCAAGTTGATGGAGCCGATCATCAACGAGACCTTCATCGCCAAGAACCGGGCGGTGGCGCTGTGGCTGCCGGCGGCGATCGTCGGCGTGTTCGTGCTGCGCGGGGTGGCCGGGTACCTGACCGACTACTTCATGGCCAAGTCCGGCCGCGGCGTGGCCCGCGACCTGCGGGTGCGGGTGCTGGACAAGTACCTGCGCCTGCCGGGTTCGCGCTTCGACACCGAACCGGTGCCGTCGATGCTGGTGCGGCTGGGCTCGGACAGCGACCAGGTCGCGCAGGCCGCGGTCGACGCGCTCAAGGTGATGGTGCAGAACTCGCTGCAGGCCTTGGCCCTGCTGGCGGTGATGATCTGGACCAACTGGCAGGTGACCATCGCGGTCGCGGTCATGGCGCCGCCGCTGGCCTGGGTCATGGACAAGGTCGGCCGCCGCTACCGCCGCATCAGCCATCGCATCCAGGAGAGCGGCGCGCAGCTGCTGCTGTCGGCCGACCAAACTCTGTCCAATCAGCAGGAAGTGAAGGTCTACGGCGCGCAGCCGTCGGAACTCGCGCGCTACGGCGCGATCGCCAACGATTATCTGCGGCTGAGCCTGAAGGTCGAGTCCACCCGCAGCATCGCCTCGGCCATGGTCCAGTTGATGGGCGCTACGGGACTGGCGCTGCTGCTGCTGGTGGCCGGCTACGAAACCTCCGCAGGACGCCTCAGCGCCGGCGGCTTCGTCGCCCTGATGATGTCGATGATGGCGATGATTCCGGCGCTGCGGCAGCTGACCAACGTGCAGAACATGCTGCAGCGCGGCGTCGCTTCGGCCGAGCGCCTGTTCGAAGTGCTGGACGCGGCCGAAGAGCCGGACCAGGGCGAGCGCGAACTCGCCCGCAGTCAGGGGCTGATCGAATTCCGCGCCGTCACCGCGCGCTACCCGGGGCAGGCTCAGCCGGCGCTGTCGGACATCAGCTTCGTCGCCCGCCCGGGCTCGGTCACCGCGATCGTCGGCCGCTCCGGCAGCGGCAAATCGACCCTGATCAAGCTGATCCCGCGCTTCTACGACCCCGAGGCCGGGCAGATCCTGCTCGACGGCCATCCGCTGGCCGAGTACCGGCTCGCCGATCTGCGCCGGCAGATCGCCCTGGTCGGCCAGCAGGTGATGCTGTTCGACGGCACCATCGCCGCCAACGTCGCCTACGGCGAACTGCAGGGCAGCGACGAGGCGGCCTTGCAGCGCGCGGTGCAGGGCGCCAACGCGGCCGAATTCATCGAGCGCCTGCCCGAGGGCGTGGACACGTCGATCGGCGCCAAGGGCGGCAAGCTCTCCGGCGGCCAGCGCCAGCGCCTGGCGATCGCCCGCGCCATGCTCAAGGACGCGCCGATCCTGATCCTCGACGAGGCCACCGCGGCGCTGGATACCGAATCCGAACGCCTGGTCCAGGACGCGCTGGAGCGGCTGATGCCGGACCGCACCACGCTGGTGATCGCGCACCGCCTGTCGACCATCGAACACGCCGACCAGGTGCTGGTGCTGGACCAGGGGCGGATCGTCGAACGCGGCCGCCACGCCGAACTGCTGGCGCAGGGCGGCCTGTACGCGCATCTGCACCGCATGCAGTTCCGGGACGGCGAATGA
- a CDS encoding ExbD/TolR family protein, translating into MRIRDHRADDEPEINLVPLIDVILVLIIFFVVTATFDARSVLKLELPRATGEPAGDASKALIVLVNADGRYFVGDREVLRDDLESLKTTIAEVAGDDRDRTVMLRADARTPYQAVVTVYDALGQLGFRRIMNATAPPQPSAAKPATGAAR; encoded by the coding sequence ATGCGTATCCGCGACCACCGCGCCGACGACGAGCCGGAGATCAACCTGGTCCCGTTGATCGACGTGATCCTGGTGCTGATCATCTTCTTCGTCGTCACCGCGACCTTCGATGCGCGCTCGGTGCTCAAGCTCGAGCTGCCGCGCGCCACCGGCGAACCCGCCGGCGACGCCAGCAAGGCGTTGATCGTGCTGGTCAACGCCGACGGCCGCTACTTCGTCGGCGACCGCGAAGTGCTGCGCGACGACCTGGAGTCGCTCAAGACCACTATCGCCGAGGTCGCCGGCGACGACCGCGACCGCACCGTGATGCTGCGCGCCGACGCGCGCACCCCGTACCAGGCCGTGGTCACCGTCTACGACGCGCTCGGCCAGCTCGGCTTCCGCCGGATCATGAACGCGACCGCGCCGCCGCAACCCAGTGCGGCCAAGCCGGCGACGGGGGCCGCGCGGTGA
- a CDS encoding MotA/TolQ/ExbB proton channel family protein, which produces MLELVKAGGWPMIPLLMLSAVALAIIVERLWTLRRRAVLPPNLGQEVRTWAASGKLDPAHIESLRATAPLGALLAAALDVRHRPREEIRERVEDVGRHLVHRMERYLNTLGTISAAGPLLGLFGTVVGMIQMFLVINDHGIGDVNQLAGGIGKALVCTAAGMIVAIPALIAHRWFRGRIAEYIVAMEHEAIALVDVLTPGTAEARAHEARPPVRLAGGQAG; this is translated from the coding sequence GTGCTGGAACTGGTCAAGGCCGGCGGTTGGCCGATGATTCCGTTGTTGATGTTGTCGGCGGTGGCGCTGGCGATCATCGTCGAACGCTTGTGGACCCTGCGCCGGCGCGCCGTGCTGCCGCCGAACCTGGGCCAGGAAGTGCGTACCTGGGCGGCCTCGGGCAAGCTCGATCCGGCGCACATCGAGTCGCTGCGCGCGACCGCGCCGCTGGGCGCGCTGCTGGCCGCGGCGCTCGACGTCCGCCACCGCCCGCGCGAGGAGATCCGCGAGCGCGTCGAGGACGTCGGCCGGCATCTGGTCCATCGCATGGAGCGCTACCTGAATACGCTGGGCACGATTTCCGCCGCAGGCCCGCTGCTGGGCCTGTTCGGCACCGTGGTCGGCATGATCCAGATGTTCCTGGTCATCAACGACCACGGCATCGGCGACGTCAACCAGCTCGCCGGCGGCATCGGCAAGGCCCTGGTCTGCACCGCCGCGGGCATGATCGTGGCGATCCCGGCGTTGATCGCCCATCGCTGGTTCCGCGGCCGCATCGCCGAGTACATCGTTGCGATGGAGCACGAGGCCATCGCCCTGGTCGACGTGCTGACCCCGGGCACCGCCGAGGCGCGTGCGCACGAAGCGCGTCCGCCGGTGCGCCTGGCCGGCGGCCAGGCCGGCTGA
- a CDS encoding ComEC/Rec2 family competence protein — translation MFDAARTPPFGKRVAIGVLAGIGAGLALPRVCPWGWSIALAALAVALWWRRPGWRWPAALAFGFAWAGVHAAWALSLQLPPDWEKREVALRGRIVELPLHEPRRSRFDFRVDDDAAQPAPLRGRLLRLSWYDEDPQPRSALRAGQRWQLRVRLRAPRGLRNPGAPDAERYALMDRLSATGYLRRVDEARRLSEASGLQAWRETLSDRIAAAVPTGGARFVRALALGDTRGLDPRDWSVLRANGLTHLIAISGFHVGLVAGAAAWLARALWWLWPGWGRRCPAATAAAVAAMLGAGAYAAAVGFALPTVRTWLMIAVVAGLSLSRRGWRGFDALAVAAIALALVDPLALLGAGFWLSFLGVLWLMWCLPADTADSGWRARLGGLLGAQGVSSLGLLPVAALLFGQASLAGPLANLLAVPWWSLLVVPLALLGTGLELLYAGAGAPLWRAAAACFEPGWPLFEALADSGLALWWLPEPHWYALPLALAGAFWLLLPRGTPGKALAVLLWLPLLWPDRQLPRRGEVELVVVDVGQGLSVLVRTAGHSLLYDAGPAVRDGFDAGERAVLPSLRALGVRQLDRVVASHGDNDHAGGLGAVLAEFPAPLTAPPEVSGEAMRGLRSAACRAGQRWDWDGVRLRFLHPSADFPYLGNESSCVLRIDSAHGSALLTGDIGEVIERDLVRRAAESADERLRADVVLVAHHGSGGSSDPAFVAATGARHALISAGHGNRFGHPRKPVLQRWREAGARTWLTAGQGALRVRLGAGGIAVETRRQTHPRLWDATRRTDPGLSYRPD, via the coding sequence ATGTTCGATGCGGCAAGGACGCCGCCGTTCGGAAAACGCGTAGCGATCGGAGTGTTGGCCGGCATCGGTGCCGGCCTGGCCTTGCCGCGCGTATGCCCGTGGGGTTGGTCGATCGCGTTGGCGGCGTTGGCCGTCGCGCTGTGGTGGCGCCGACCGGGCTGGCGTTGGCCGGCCGCGCTCGCGTTCGGTTTCGCCTGGGCCGGTGTGCATGCGGCCTGGGCGCTGAGCCTGCAACTGCCGCCGGACTGGGAGAAACGCGAAGTCGCGCTGCGTGGCCGCATCGTCGAGTTGCCGCTGCACGAGCCGCGCCGCTCCCGCTTCGATTTCCGCGTCGACGACGATGCCGCCCAGCCGGCGCCGCTGCGCGGCCGCTTGCTGCGCCTGTCGTGGTACGACGAGGACCCTCAGCCGCGCTCGGCCCTGCGCGCGGGCCAGCGTTGGCAGCTGCGGGTACGCCTGCGCGCACCGCGCGGGCTGCGCAACCCGGGCGCGCCGGACGCGGAGCGTTACGCGTTGATGGACCGGCTGAGCGCGACGGGTTATCTGCGTCGGGTGGACGAAGCGCGTCGCCTGAGCGAAGCGAGCGGCTTGCAGGCCTGGCGCGAAACCCTGTCCGACCGCATCGCCGCTGCGGTGCCGACCGGCGGCGCGCGCTTCGTGCGCGCACTCGCGCTGGGCGACACCCGCGGCCTCGACCCGCGCGACTGGAGTGTGCTGCGCGCCAACGGCCTGACCCATTTGATCGCCATTTCCGGCTTCCACGTCGGCCTGGTCGCCGGCGCCGCGGCCTGGTTGGCGCGGGCCCTGTGGTGGCTATGGCCGGGCTGGGGTCGGCGTTGCCCGGCGGCGACGGCGGCGGCGGTCGCGGCGATGCTGGGCGCCGGCGCTTACGCCGCTGCGGTCGGCTTCGCTCTGCCGACCGTGCGCACCTGGCTGATGATCGCGGTGGTCGCCGGTCTCAGCCTGTCGCGGCGGGGCTGGCGCGGTTTCGATGCGCTGGCGGTGGCGGCGATCGCGCTTGCTCTGGTCGACCCGCTGGCCTTGCTCGGCGCCGGTTTCTGGCTCAGCTTCCTGGGCGTGCTCTGGTTGATGTGGTGTCTGCCCGCCGATACGGCCGACTCCGGTTGGCGCGCGCGCCTGGGAGGGCTGCTCGGCGCCCAGGGCGTGTCCAGCCTGGGCCTGCTGCCGGTGGCGGCGCTGCTGTTCGGCCAGGCCTCGCTGGCCGGCCCCTTGGCCAATCTGCTCGCGGTGCCGTGGTGGAGCCTGCTGGTGGTGCCGCTGGCCTTGCTCGGCACCGGCCTGGAGTTGCTGTACGCCGGCGCGGGAGCGCCGCTGTGGCGCGCGGCGGCGGCCTGTTTCGAGCCCGGCTGGCCGCTGTTCGAGGCCCTGGCCGACAGCGGTCTGGCGTTGTGGTGGTTGCCCGAGCCGCACTGGTACGCGCTGCCGTTGGCCTTGGCCGGCGCGTTCTGGCTGCTGTTGCCGCGCGGCACGCCGGGCAAGGCCCTGGCCGTCCTGCTGTGGCTGCCGCTGTTGTGGCCGGACCGGCAGCTGCCGCGCCGGGGCGAAGTGGAACTGGTGGTGGTCGACGTGGGGCAGGGGCTGTCGGTGCTGGTGCGCACGGCCGGTCACAGCCTCTTGTACGACGCCGGCCCGGCGGTGCGCGACGGCTTCGACGCCGGCGAGCGTGCGGTGCTGCCCAGCCTGCGCGCGCTCGGCGTGCGCCAGCTCGACCGGGTGGTCGCCAGCCACGGCGACAACGACCATGCCGGCGGCCTGGGCGCGGTGCTGGCCGAGTTCCCGGCGCCGCTGACGGCGCCGCCGGAGGTGTCCGGCGAGGCCATGCGCGGATTGCGCAGCGCGGCCTGCCGGGCCGGGCAACGCTGGGACTGGGACGGCGTACGCCTGCGCTTCCTGCATCCGTCCGCCGACTTTCCTTATCTCGGCAACGAGTCCAGTTGCGTGCTGCGGATCGACAGCGCCCACGGCAGCGCGTTGCTGACCGGCGACATCGGCGAGGTGATCGAACGCGACCTGGTCCGGCGCGCGGCCGAATCGGCCGACGAGCGCCTGCGCGCCGACGTGGTCCTGGTCGCTCACCACGGCAGCGGCGGCTCGTCCGATCCGGCCTTCGTCGCCGCCACCGGCGCCCGCCATGCCCTGATCTCGGCCGGCCACGGCAACCGCTTCGGCCATCCGCGCAAGCCGGTGCTGCAACGCTGGCGCGAGGCCGGCGCCCGCACCTGGCTGACCGCCGGGCAGGGCGCGCTGCGGGTCCGGCTGGGCGCGGGCGGCATCGCCGTGGAAACGCGACGCCAGACACACCCGCGCCTGTGGGATGCGACCCGGCGCACGGACCCTGGGCTATCCTATCGCCCGGATTGA
- the lolD gene encoding lipoprotein-releasing ABC transporter ATP-binding protein LolD, protein MHSNSNVADVVLQCQGLAMTYAEGKLRTPVFQDLDLSVRKGETVAILGASGAGKSTLLHLLGGLDTPTAGEVYVAGERMSALSDRARGLLRNQALGFVYQFHHLLPEFTALENVMLPVLLDGRSRSATTAQAKQRARDLLEAVGLGHRLDHKPGELSGGERQRAAVARALVNRPACVLGDEPTGNLDEKTAATVFELMLALNRDQGTSLVLVTHDRRLARRLDRVLELHEGKLRQLDAAEV, encoded by the coding sequence ATGCATTCCAATTCCAACGTCGCCGACGTGGTCCTGCAGTGCCAGGGCCTGGCGATGACCTATGCCGAGGGCAAGCTGCGCACGCCGGTGTTCCAGGATCTGGACCTGAGCGTGCGCAAGGGCGAGACCGTGGCCATCCTCGGCGCGTCCGGCGCCGGCAAGAGCACGCTGCTGCATTTGCTCGGCGGCCTCGACACGCCGACCGCGGGCGAGGTCTACGTCGCCGGCGAACGCATGAGCGCGCTGTCCGATCGCGCACGCGGCCTGCTGCGCAATCAGGCCTTGGGCTTCGTCTACCAGTTCCATCACCTGCTGCCGGAGTTCACCGCGCTGGAGAACGTGATGCTGCCGGTGCTGCTCGACGGCCGCAGCCGTTCGGCCACCACCGCGCAGGCCAAGCAGCGCGCGCGCGACCTGCTCGAAGCGGTCGGCCTGGGCCATCGCCTGGACCATAAGCCCGGCGAACTCTCCGGCGGCGAGCGTCAGCGCGCCGCGGTGGCGCGCGCGCTGGTCAACCGGCCGGCCTGCGTGCTCGGCGACGAGCCCACCGGCAATCTCGACGAGAAGACCGCGGCCACGGTGTTCGAGCTGATGCTCGCGCTGAACCGCGATCAGGGCACCAGCCTGGTGTTGGTGACCCACGACCGCCGCCTGGCGCGGCGCCTGGACCGCGTGCTGGAACTGCACGAGGGCAAACTGCGGCAACTGGACGCCGCCGAGGTGTAG
- a CDS encoding lipoprotein-releasing ABC transporter permease subunit: MFKPISVAIGLRYLRAKRRNGFISFISLASIAGIALGVTALITTLAVMSGFQREIRDRMLQMAAHATVSAYGEPLTEWRLAVGKAQADPRVAGAAPYIEKEALLSATRQQPAIIRGVDPAQERKVSVLADKMVEGKLDSLTPGSFNIVLGKELALWMGAQVGDSVVVMTADGRSTPMGAMPQLKRFTVSGIFEAGYNEFDKGLAVVNMHDIQRVLRMGEGVTGVRLRLHDMDQAWDVARDLSVSLGGPYRISDWSSDNANMFRALKMEKTVMAILLSLIIAMGAFNLVSSQVMLVTDKQADIAIQRTLGLTPMSVMRIFVVQGTLIGIIGTVLGVVGGIVLTLNLEHILKAIETLLGVQLLPEDVYYITGLPTDLQTSDVVIIAGVALAMAFLATLYPAWRAARTAPAEALRYE, translated from the coding sequence ATGTTCAAACCCATCTCAGTAGCCATCGGCCTGCGCTATCTGCGCGCCAAGCGCCGCAACGGCTTCATCTCCTTCATCTCGCTGGCGTCGATTGCCGGCATCGCGCTCGGCGTGACCGCGTTGATCACCACCCTGGCGGTGATGAGCGGGTTCCAGCGCGAGATCCGCGACCGCATGCTGCAGATGGCCGCGCACGCCACCGTCAGCGCCTATGGCGAGCCGCTGACCGAGTGGCGGCTGGCGGTCGGCAAGGCCCAGGCCGATCCGCGCGTCGCCGGCGCCGCGCCCTACATCGAGAAGGAAGCGTTGCTGTCGGCGACCCGGCAGCAGCCGGCGATCATCCGCGGCGTCGATCCGGCGCAGGAGCGCAAGGTCTCGGTGCTGGCCGACAAGATGGTCGAGGGCAAGCTCGATTCGCTGACCCCGGGCAGCTTCAACATCGTGCTCGGCAAGGAACTGGCGCTGTGGATGGGCGCGCAGGTCGGCGACAGCGTGGTGGTGATGACCGCCGACGGCCGCAGCACGCCGATGGGGGCGATGCCGCAGCTCAAGCGCTTCACCGTCAGCGGCATCTTCGAGGCCGGCTACAACGAGTTCGACAAGGGCCTGGCGGTGGTCAACATGCACGATATCCAGCGTGTGCTGCGGATGGGCGAGGGCGTGACCGGCGTGCGCCTGCGCCTGCACGACATGGATCAGGCCTGGGACGTCGCCCGCGACCTCTCGGTGAGCCTCGGCGGCCCGTACCGGATCAGCGACTGGAGCAGCGACAACGCCAACATGTTCCGCGCGTTGAAGATGGAGAAGACGGTGATGGCGATCCTGTTGTCGCTGATCATCGCCATGGGCGCGTTCAACCTGGTGTCTTCGCAGGTCATGCTGGTCACTGACAAGCAGGCCGACATCGCGATCCAGCGCACCCTCGGCCTGACCCCGATGAGCGTGATGCGCATCTTCGTCGTCCAGGGCACCCTGATCGGCATCATCGGCACCGTGCTCGGGGTGGTCGGCGGCATCGTCCTGACCCTCAACCTCGAGCACATCCTCAAGGCGATCGAGACGCTGCTCGGCGTGCAGTTGCTGCCGGAGGACGTCTACTACATCACCGGCCTGCCGACCGACCTGCAGACCAGCGACGTGGTGATCATCGCCGGCGTGGCTTTGGCGATGGCCTTCCTGGCCACCCTCTACCCGGCCTGGCGCGCGGCGCGCACCGCGCCGGCGGAGGCCTTGCGCTATGAGTGA
- a CDS encoding succinate dehydrogenase assembly factor 2, whose protein sequence is MNDEIDASERERRDELELRRLRWRCRRGMRELDQLFGRYLDRAWRQASDAERGVFLRLLETEDDKLWHWFMGHETSSDAELQRLVESIAKLPP, encoded by the coding sequence ATGAACGACGAAATCGACGCAAGCGAGCGCGAACGACGCGACGAATTGGAACTGCGCCGCCTGCGCTGGCGCTGCCGGCGCGGCATGCGCGAACTGGACCAGTTGTTCGGCCGCTATCTGGACCGCGCATGGCGGCAGGCTTCCGATGCCGAGCGCGGCGTTTTCCTACGGTTGCTGGAAACCGAGGACGATAAGCTCTGGCACTGGTTCATGGGCCACGAGACTTCCAGCGATGCCGAATTGCAGCGACTCGTCGAATCGATCGCAAAGCTGCCGCCCTGA
- a CDS encoding MAPEG family protein: MQTKAIFLPALAMVALTCAVWVRLYVVRIGQMRRDRIHPQAVATSSQAAAKLTDSAAADNFRNLFELPVLFYLALTVAALSGLANAATLALAWTFVALRALHSLIHCGYNRVMHRFIVYVAGALTLWALWVHLAIGLLRS, encoded by the coding sequence ATGCAGACCAAAGCGATCTTCCTGCCCGCATTGGCGATGGTCGCGCTGACCTGCGCGGTGTGGGTCCGCCTGTACGTGGTGCGGATCGGCCAGATGCGCCGCGACCGCATCCATCCGCAGGCGGTGGCGACCTCGTCGCAGGCCGCGGCCAAGCTGACCGACAGCGCGGCCGCGGACAACTTCCGCAATCTGTTCGAGCTGCCGGTGCTGTTCTACCTGGCGCTGACGGTGGCGGCGCTGAGCGGTCTGGCGAATGCGGCGACGCTGGCGCTGGCCTGGACCTTCGTCGCCCTGCGCGCGCTGCACAGCCTGATCCACTGCGGCTACAACCGGGTCATGCACCGTTTCATCGTCTACGTCGCCGGCGCGTTGACGCTGTGGGCGCTGTGGGTCCACCTCGCCATCGGATTGCTCCGCTCATGA
- a CDS encoding succinate dehydrogenase iron-sulfur subunit has product MAEFSLPKNSQIQKGRHWASPGAKQPRTFKVYRWNPDDGMNPRVDTYEVDLAACGPMVLDALIKIKNEIDPTLTFRRSCREGICGSCAMNIDGTNTLACTKAISDCGGNGELPIYPLPHMEVVKDLVPDLTHFYAQYASIKPWLRTQSPAPSDRERLQSPADREKLDGLYECILCACCSTSCPSYWWNGDRYLGPAILLQAYRWIIDSRDEDTGARLDDLEDPFKLYRCHTIMNCARTCPKGLNPARAIGEIKKLMLARRV; this is encoded by the coding sequence GTGGCTGAATTTTCCCTACCCAAGAACTCGCAGATCCAGAAGGGCCGCCACTGGGCGTCTCCCGGCGCCAAGCAGCCGCGCACCTTCAAGGTCTACCGCTGGAATCCGGACGACGGCATGAATCCGCGCGTCGACACCTACGAGGTCGACCTGGCCGCGTGCGGCCCGATGGTTCTGGACGCGCTGATCAAGATCAAGAACGAGATCGACCCGACCCTGACCTTCCGTCGCTCCTGCCGCGAGGGCATTTGCGGTTCGTGCGCGATGAACATCGACGGCACCAACACGCTGGCCTGCACCAAGGCGATCAGCGATTGCGGCGGCAACGGCGAGCTGCCGATCTATCCGCTGCCGCACATGGAAGTGGTCAAGGACCTGGTGCCGGACCTGACCCACTTCTATGCCCAGTACGCTTCGATCAAGCCCTGGCTGCGCACCCAGAGCCCGGCGCCGTCGGACCGCGAGCGCCTGCAGTCGCCGGCCGACCGCGAGAAGCTCGACGGCCTGTACGAGTGCATCCTGTGCGCGTGCTGCTCGACCAGCTGCCCGAGCTACTGGTGGAACGGCGACCGCTATCTCGGCCCGGCGATCCTGCTGCAGGCCTACCGCTGGATCATCGATTCGCGCGACGAGGACACCGGTGCGCGCCTGGACGATCTGGAAGATCCGTTCAAGCTGTACCGCTGCCACACCATCATGAACTGCGCCCGCACCTGCCCGAAGGGGCTGAATCCGGCGCGGGCGATCGGCGAGATCAAGAAGCTGATGTTGGCGCGCCGCGTGTGA
- the sdhA gene encoding succinate dehydrogenase flavoprotein subunit: MIVVGAGGAGLRATFGLAQKGLKTACITKVFPTRSHTVAAQGGVAAALANMGDDNWQYHFYDTVKGSDWLGDQDAIEYMCREAIPAIIELEHYGVPFSRTDDGKIYQRPFGGMTTQFGKGPPAQRTCAAADRTGHAILHTLYQQSLAHDAQFFIEYFALDLIMDQHGVCRGVLALDMAEGTLHLFKAQGTVLATGGYGRAYFSATSAHTCTGDGGGMALRAGLGMQDMEFVQFHPTGIYGAGCLITEGVRGEGGILRNSNGERFMERYAPSVKDLAPRDMVSRSMTIEIREGRGVGEHKDHILLDLTHLGPDVIHKKLPGIAESARIFAGVDVEKEPIPVLPTVHYNMGGIPTNYHGEVVQLRDGNPDAVVPGLYAIGEAACVSVHGANRLGSNSLLDLVVFGRAVANRCAETIVPNGKQAPLAGDACDSALARLDKLRNANGGTPTAVIRDKMQRTMQADAAVFRTSQTLAEGVAKMREIHASFADVKVTDRSLVWNSDLIETFELSNLLDQALVTIVSAENRKESRGAHAHEDFPERDDVNWQKHTLCWVDEKGNTRIDYRPVHMQPMTGEVASIPPAKRVY; encoded by the coding sequence ATGATCGTGGTCGGCGCCGGCGGCGCCGGCCTGCGCGCCACCTTCGGCCTGGCCCAGAAGGGCCTGAAGACCGCCTGCATCACCAAGGTCTTCCCGACCCGTTCGCACACCGTGGCGGCGCAGGGCGGCGTGGCCGCGGCGCTGGCCAACATGGGCGACGACAACTGGCAGTACCACTTCTACGACACCGTCAAGGGCTCCGACTGGCTCGGCGACCAGGACGCGATCGAGTACATGTGCCGCGAAGCGATCCCGGCGATCATCGAACTCGAGCACTACGGCGTGCCGTTCTCGCGCACCGACGACGGCAAGATCTACCAGCGTCCGTTCGGCGGCATGACCACCCAGTTCGGCAAGGGGCCGCCGGCCCAGCGCACCTGCGCCGCCGCCGACCGCACCGGCCACGCCATCCTGCACACCCTGTACCAGCAGTCGCTGGCGCACGACGCGCAGTTCTTCATCGAGTACTTCGCGCTCGACCTGATCATGGACCAGCACGGCGTCTGCCGCGGCGTGCTCGCCCTGGACATGGCCGAGGGCACCCTGCACCTGTTCAAGGCCCAGGGCACCGTCCTGGCCACCGGCGGCTACGGCCGCGCCTACTTCAGCGCCACCTCGGCCCATACCTGCACCGGCGACGGCGGCGGCATGGCCCTGCGCGCCGGCCTGGGCATGCAGGACATGGAATTCGTCCAGTTCCACCCGACCGGCATCTACGGCGCCGGCTGCCTGATCACCGAGGGCGTGCGCGGCGAAGGCGGCATCCTGCGCAACAGCAACGGCGAGCGCTTCATGGAGCGCTACGCGCCGAGCGTGAAGGACCTGGCGCCGCGCGACATGGTCAGCCGTTCGATGACCATCGAGATCCGCGAAGGCCGCGGCGTCGGCGAGCACAAGGACCACATCCTGCTCGACCTGACCCACCTCGGCCCGGACGTCATCCACAAGAAGCTGCCGGGCATCGCCGAATCGGCGCGCATCTTCGCCGGCGTCGACGTCGAGAAGGAGCCGATCCCGGTGCTGCCGACCGTGCACTACAACATGGGCGGCATCCCGACCAACTACCACGGCGAAGTGGTGCAGCTGCGCGACGGCAACCCCGACGCGGTGGTTCCGGGCCTGTACGCGATCGGCGAAGCCGCCTGCGTGTCGGTGCACGGCGCCAACCGCCTGGGCTCGAACTCGCTGCTCGACCTGGTCGTGTTCGGCCGCGCGGTGGCCAACCGCTGCGCCGAGACCATCGTCCCGAACGGCAAGCAGGCGCCGCTCGCCGGCGATGCCTGCGACAGCGCGCTGGCGCGCCTGGACAAGCTGCGCAACGCCAACGGCGGCACTCCGACCGCGGTGATTCGCGACAAGATGCAGCGCACCATGCAGGCCGACGCGGCGGTGTTCCGCACCAGCCAGACCCTGGCCGAGGGCGTGGCCAAGATGCGCGAGATCCACGCCTCGTTCGCCGACGTCAAGGTCACCGACCGCTCGCTGGTGTGGAATTCGGACCTGATCGAGACCTTCGAGCTGTCCAACCTGCTCGACCAGGCGCTGGTCACGATCGTGTCGGCCGAGAACCGCAAGGAGTCGCGCGGCGCGCATGCGCACGAGGACTTCCCGGAGCGCGACGACGTCAACTGGCAGAAGCACACGCTGTGCTGGGTGGACGAGAAGGGCAACACCCGGATCGACTACCGACCCGTCCACATGCAGCCGATGACGGGCGAGGTCGCTTCGATCCCGCCGGCCAAGCGCGTCTACTGA